The sequence below is a genomic window from Lolium perenne isolate Kyuss_39 chromosome 4, Kyuss_2.0, whole genome shotgun sequence.
CGCAACGAAAGCTTTGCATTTCCCTGTTGCGATGCAGAAATGGTCGGTCTACTCAAGGGAAAACACATGTAATGCGATCCAATTGCAAGTTCCAGTTCACGGCAGAATCGGTAGTGTTTTCTCACAGAGAAAAGTGGTGCGCTTGTGCAGATCAGCAGAAATGTGGACGTGTTCTGCAAGTTTGTAGAGTTGAAgcacgtgtgtgtgtgtgtgaataCACAACAGATACAATCTCTTTGACCTAAATGATCCTTTAGCAAAACTTTCAACAATTATTGGCCTCTTGAAAGAGAAATTAACCACTTGCGGATCTTCTTGGTCGCGCCATTTTAGTTAGCTTAACTGAAGTACGACACCTCCTTTGGTTTACCTATTATTTGTAGAGTTCAGCCCTCTAAAATGGCGTGATGTAGCTGTTTTTGTGATCTGGAAATATTTTAGAGGTCCAATATCAGCGAGCCCAAACACGACCTAACTGAAGTATACAACCAAATCGGTGTATCTTATATATTTTTAACCGACCCTGAGCTAAGAGTAGCAAATTCTAGTATGCAAACAAGCAAAGTGTAGTTGGTCGATAACGGAAACCAGAGTTTCTCAATTTAGAGACTTAAGAGCGGaagaaaaaacatgaaaattccAACATCCCCCAAAAAGAGATGTGGCAATCTCGAAGAGAAAATTATCTACCTTTTAAATATATCTCGGCGAGATCAAATATATGACGAGATTGTCAGACATTGTGATCGTCCTTGATCATCAAAAATAGTATATAGCTCTTCGGGAATGTGCCATTTTAATGACTTCAAAGGGTCACAAGTAGTTGAAAGTTTCCACAGAGACCAGACGGTGGTTAAAAGATCAGTTAGGTCGTGTTTGGGCTCGCTGATATTGGCCAACTGTTTGTCGACCCAAAGAAACTGGGGGCTTGGGGTTGCTCAATACCAAGAAGATGAACCTTGCTCTGCTTTTGACATGGATTTGGAGGCTCTACCAAGAAGAAGACACGATCTGGGCCGTATCATTTGTGCTAAATATGTGGACGCCTCGGACCTGTTTTTGGGATCAGGCCAAGGAGGATCCCCATTTTGGAAAAGTCTGCATAAAATTAAGAATCCGTTCAAAGTGGGAGCAAAACACGAGGTGCGAAACGGAGTTAGAACCAACTTCTGGATGGACTGGTGGATTGGGAGGGGTCCCCTCATGGAGTCCTTCCCTCTGTTGTTTGCCATTTGCGACAACCAAGCTATCTCGGTTGCTGAAGCGCTTCACCAACACTCCCTGCAGGTCTGTTTTCGTCGCTCGCTTGAGCAGGAGGATCTGCGGCAGTGGGGTGAGCTTTTTTTTGAACAGGAAGTAGCGCCTAGAAGGCCCCAGAGTTTCATTCATATCAGACGTGGAAGGTACATATTACAGTGAGGCCCTTTGGCAACTCTCGCCCTGAGAAACCTGAGATTTGAAGAAAGGCTCTCACACTTTACAAAACACACCCTGAGACAAGAAATAGAAACGCAATCAGGTCCCTGAGATGCTCCGCCACCAGACGCCAGCGTCCTCAAGGCGTCGCCGCCAAGGAACAGGGCGCAGATGCTCGAACACCCAACTCCGGCGTAACTCCGGCCGTACCCGCTGGACGCCAGGAGAccaccggggacgaaccacttggtggAATCTGGACGCCGAGCTCCAGCAGCTAGGAGGAGAGGCCTCCGAACTGGAGGTTGTAGAAACGCCGCCATGCCGGCAGAAGATCGTGGAGGCAAGCAAGTCCTCCACGTGGTTGAGCTCGATGAAGCAGAACCTGTGAAGAAGCCGATGCTAGTTGAAGAAGAGCAGATCCAGCTGAGCAGAAGCCTCCTCCTCGCCACCTCGGCAAGCCAGGAGCCAGCGCCCTTCCGAACTATTCTTCACCCACCCGCGCCGGCGACCCAGACTTCTTGCAAGATCCAGAGCTGAGAAGCACCGCCTACACAccccctcgccaccaaggccggccgAGCTGTAAGCAAAGATCCAACCTGCTCCCTCGCTGGGAGATCTCTCAAAGCCTCCATGGCCGAGAGATCCCACAACTCGGTAGCTTCTCTGGAGCAGAAGAAGGCTCAGAGACGCCTTATTGGAGGAGGAGCTGGTGCTGCACTGCTCCGCCCATGGCTCCGACCACCGGAGCATGAGCAGAGGGAGGAACACCCCTAGGACGTCGGAGATCTAGCGGAGAAGATCCACGGCGACGCTCCATCTACGGGACATACGCCCAGATACAGGCATGAAGCCAAAAACTAGAAAATCCTACAGATCTACTACCTATCTACTCCGGCACCAGCACCAGACCAACTCCGGCCAGCTAGCctggcggagcggccgtcggcgGCCCGGTCAACGGTGGAAGCCCCTCAAGGGTACTGTAAATGGATGAGAGCGGAGAGGGGGGAAATGGGGGCCTAGTGGGGTGAGCTTCAAGGGATGATGACTCATGTGCTACTCAGAACAGGGCAAGACAAGGTCACTTGGCACCTGGAACAAGCGGGATCTTGCTCGTTAAATCAATGTATGCCAAACTCTCTCAAGGCACGACGGTAGCCTACCTTAAGGACATGTGGGAAGCCAGAGTATCGCTAAAAATCAAGATTTTCTCTTGGCAGTTAGCGTTTGATAAGTTGCCATCGGGGCAACAGATCCTCACTAGACACGGTCCTTCCAATGGTCTCTGTGCTCTGTGTGGTGCCCCAGAGGATGCCAGCCACATTTTCTTCGCCTGCTCCTTGGCGTCGTTCTCTTGGTCGGTCACGCGCCAGCTGCTAGGGTGAAACTGGCGCCCCGCCAACTTCGCTCAATTCCATGCCATTCTCTCTAGCTTCTCCGGGTACTCAAGGCGGCTGTTGTGGGTCTTGTTCATGGCTCAATCTTGGGCTCCGTGGAATACGCGCAATAAACTTGCTATCGAAAAGAAAATTATCTCTAACCCAGTTGACATTATTTACAAAAcaatcattttttttttttttgcagctgtGGAGCCTAAAGTCAAGTCAAGAGAAAAGGAGGGGCTAAGCTGGATGGCACGCGAGCTAAGGGAGCTGTACGTGCAGCTGAAGCCGGCGGCGGCGTGGGGAAGTAGCTCGTGCCTCGGTGATGGGACTGGGTGCGCGGAGAAGCCGTCATGCAAACCTTTTTCTGCTTGGAAGCGTTGTCCCTTGTTTTGTTGAAACTATTTACCATCTCTAGTTTGTGGCGAAGCTGTAATGCCCAGCAGTGTGTAACTTAACTCGATATCgtatggctttattaatttaaagtcgggcaaaATTTTGCCTGCTATCTAAAAAGAAGTAGCTTGCAGAGCTAGGTACAAGTGGTTAAAAGTTTCCTTAGAGACCAGACGGTGGTTAAAAGTTCAGCCAAGGACCATTTAGGTTAAAGAGGTAGCTTCTAGAGCTGAGGCATATGCGTGTGCTTGAATAAACAACGGATGCACGATGCTTGCCCATGGTCTCCTGGATACTTTATCGGTATCAAACGTTCTTGGAAACTTGTGCACGTTTTGTTTGGAGGAGAAAATATTAAACATTGCAGAAAGGACTGGAGCAAGACAAGGTTAAGCGTCCATTGGCAGCAgtttcatctgaaacaaaaggtCGGACAAAACAGATTACCCGCAACAAGCAGCAATTCCGGGAAGCAATGCTGGTACTGCTGCATGCTAACTTTGACTAAACAAGTAACAGGTTGCAGATATATAAAAAATGCAAGTGAAAAGGACAATTTTACTTGCTTCTGAAGCTGGAGGCTTGGACGAGAGGTAAAGAAATGGCAGACAATTTTACTCCTGGAGTCAGACAGAGACTTGGAACCTTGGAGGGGAGATAAAGAAGTGACACGCAGTAGAAAAATAACAGGTAAAAGTAGAGAAGATTGGTAAACCTCTCCCCACGGGCCAAAAAGAGCAACTTTACCAGTTTACCTGGTGAGTAAAAGAAAAGGGCAACAAGTGGCTGCAGCACCTACCTGCAATCTGCCAAGAAAAGGATTCAGGGAGACCATGATGAGCACCATCATGGCCATCCTCATCAGGTCACTCACCACACAGTCCAGTCcaagcatcatcatcatcatcatccagtCACCGCGACGGAAATGATATGAAATGAACACACAGGTGCACAACAGTAACCTCACGAGTCCCATCACACGATGGAGTATCTCCCAGCCAGTGGAATCCATCCAAGCTCGCATCAACCTGCTGATTAGAAAGCGGAGCATGGTAGTGGCCACGCCAGCTTTTCAGCCAAGATGCCAACTTTTCCAATGGATGGATGGACAAAAGGATCATTCACTCATCACAGCAACGCATATGCAGAGAAAAATTTAGCTCTGATAACTGATGAATCGAGATACAGGTGATTAAGGTGCTAAGCTAGGCCTAGAGCAGATGGTTCGGTTACAGAATTGAGGTGTTAACGGTTACAGTGAGGCTAGGAAACTCAGCCAGGCGGCCGTCGTTACACAGATATCACTGAGAGCTACTACGGGTGGGCTAACTCTAAATTTTTACAGCAGATAAAGAAACTCTAATGCTATTGCATTGCGCCTCCTCAGGCTTGATATCCCTGCTAATCGTCATTTGGTGTACAGAATCAGTAGAGAGCTCCTGGTTTAGCAGTCTATCCTCGCCCACTCGTACCGTCCGGGGAGCGGGCACTCGTTCGCAGGACAGAAGTTATACCTGATTAGAACAGAACGACTCAGTGTTAGCAAACTTTCTCTGTGCAATACTCTAGAACAGAAGATTATTAGCAGCATGTTCAGAGAACAAGGAAGCAAGCTCTTACTTCTCCCTGAAAGCTTGATGTTGCTGTCGTTCGGCAGCGTCGAAGAACTCTTCCATCTCAAGAGAGCTCGGGATGTAACGGCAGATGGGCGTTTGCATCCTGCGGCGCGAAGGGTTGCTGGTTCTTGTTGCGGAGCCAGGGGTACTTATCGTCTCCGAGGTCCTGATCAGGCTGCAAGGCGTCGTCTCCCTGGTACTCCTGCAAAGCACAATATGAAAGTTGAGAGCTTGGAAAACTACAGGTGCAAGCTGGTTTTGGTGAACTGGCATGACAACAAATTACAGGAGTTCCAGCATAATTAGTTTGTGGCATGATCTTGTGGTATATTCTTAGCAGGTACCCCCACAGCGAGGTACTAGCTGATTATTGGTGCACCTCACTGAATGATTGAATATACTGACAAACAACAAGTTGGCCTAACAGAGACAAACGACCTAAATACAGCGTGCAACATGCATATGCCGGAGAGAAAGGGTCCACGTCTTGTACCAGATGATACCAATAAAGTAGTCCAACTAAGTAGCTGAAGATATTGATAGAATACTGAGACATTTATCTCTCAGAAAAGGAGCTAGAGAAATAAGAACACTGCTCCGAGGCTTGAAGCAAGTATAATCTTCTCTGCAGTGGCTGATGCACCAGGTTACAGGAATGGAGGGAAATCGATTTGACTCGAAACATTTGAAGAAATGTGGTCCGGATGTGTCCATTCAAGCAAGGCCCAGCAAACCCAGGCAGCTATACAGGCCAGAAGGCATTCAATGGCGTGGCGCTCTGGTATACAAGGACTACTCATGACGAGAGCAGCTCGGCAGCACCATGCCATTTTCCCCAAGGGCGGtggcaagcaaccctgcaaccgcgCGCGCAGGAAATGGGATCTTGATTTTCTTGACTGCGACAGGAGTGTCGCTTTTGGGGACTGAAATTTCTCGGAAAAGATTGGTAGAGATGAAGTGAGGCGAGGTCCCTACCGGCAACGAGATTAACAACTCAAGGCCAATGCTGAAAACGGAGGGCGGCTATGGTGGGGAGAGGGGAAAGGGGCCATCTTTCCCTCGCCACTATGGGTAGAAAGGACGCTGGAGGAGGCTCCACTGGTTTAGAGGACCATCAAGTGTAAACACCGCTTTGATTGTGGGGATTGGAGGCGCCTTAATTAATGGGTCTTTATTCGAACCAAAGAATATGCCTTTtctggagggagagagggagcggGGAAATTTGGGGGGCTTTTTACCCCTGGCGCCGGGTCAACAGGCGATTCTTGGATTCTTGCACGGTCCGGCCAGCCAACGGCTAAAAGTTTCTGGGGAAATTAATTAGGTCGTCGGCGGCAAGGGATGGTGATTCTTGGAAGCTTCAGGGGAGGGATTGGTACGAGCTCGAGAAATCAGCACTTGAATCCCGTGGCCTAGGGAGGGGATTTATTGAGGTTCAAGAGCTCGTGTGAGACCACGCGGCGGCGCTAATGGGGAGTGGAACGAAACAGCAGCGGACGCGGCGGAAGTGCAAGATAAACCCTAAACGCCAATCCAGTCGAATCCAATCTAATCTCATGGGGCGCAAGAAGGGATTACTGAGCCGGGGAGCAACGACTAACGGAAGAGGAGTAAAAGGGGGGGGAAAGGAACAGTGTTCTCACCTCTCCATGGCGTCCCAATCCAGGACGTTGTCCCCGAAGGAGGCCTCGAGGTCGGCCTCGAATCCCTCGGCCGCGAACGCCGCCGCCTGCTCCTTCCACCCGGAGACGGCGGCTGGCTCCTTGTCCTTGgtccccggcggcggcggcggctgcttcTCGAGCCTCCTGCTCCTGAGCTCGAGGTAGTCCCCGGGGTCGACGGGCGGGTCGTCGGCCCTCTTGAGCGGCGAGGAGGTGCGCTGCTGCAGCGCGAGGGTGCGGGAGCGCGTGCGGACGCCGAGCAGCGCGCCGCCGACCTCCATGACGGCCACCTCGCCCGAGGCCTTGCTCTTGCGCATGTACTTGCCCATGGttggtgggcggcggcggcggcggcggcggcgcggggcagTCCCGGGAATAATGGGGAGGGGGAAGCAAGCGAGGGGGAAAGGGCGGGAGGGGCGGATTTGGCGCGCTCGGGCGGGCGATGGGCGATGCCGCTCCTCTATTTATTTACACAGAGAGAGAAATCAGGAGGGAGGTTGCCTTGGGCGGGTGGGGATTCTCGGGCGTTGCTGGTGTCGCCGCGTGGTTTTCCGAGGGTGCCACACATGACCCTGAGATTATTTTGAGGAGAGGAGCGTGGTGCACTGCTTGAAACGTGGCAAGGGAATGTGAAGGAGTAGTGTTTCAAAAGGTGCCTTCTATGGATCCAAGGATTTCATCCATGCTAGTATTCAAATATCATTTCCATCTTtaccactttttcatatgaatgTTTCTAGAACATTGGAATGGTGCTATACCTAAATTCTACTATACTATACTATGGATTAATATAGGATTTTCACATTCAAACCAAACTATACTAGCAGCGCACATGGTTTTAGCGTGGAATACTTCCTATCCCAAGCTATATAGAAATGAAAAAAAAGTGCCGACTCCAATGTAGTGAATAGTTGATATTTTGAAACCACGGATATTTTTTGTTAGATTTTTATCATTTTTTTGTAGAAAAAGTACAAtgaattttgcagtgacatttcGCATGCATGTACAACACATCATTGGTTAGATCCAAAAAAAAATTCTTCGTACTTTCAAACTTGAAAAGATTGGTGGGCACTTGCCAGGAAGAGATTTaggaggaaggagaagaagggcttcGACTCTTTCATCATCCTGATTGCCTGGCGCATATGGAAACAACGAAACGCAAGGGTTTTTGATAATGTGGCCAGACAGTTCTCCGAGGTACAATTGGTGGAGCAGATCTTCGAGGAGTGGGATCTTTGGGCAAAGGCAGGTCTTGGTGGGTGTAATCTATTCGCGAGAGTAGTGCATTAGAGGTTGTGTGTCGGTGGTGTGGTGGTGTTCTGGTCACCGCTGTACGCAGCTGGTGACCTTTCTGTAAACCTTGTTCTGCCttctataaaacaaaggtacgcaattgcgtactctcgaaaaaaaaaaattgaaaataaaaGGACTCCCCTTGAGCTCTTTTGAATCGAATGAGCCATAGGATCTGATAACATGTAAAATTGCATGCACCGGCTAGAATATAAAAACGGTAACCGGTGGAGAAAGGCAATGAATTTGTATTTCAATGGACCACCAGTAAAATAATCTCACTCTGCTTTGCATTGGTGTGTCTAGAATTATTGATTATGTTAGATTCTTATGTCCATCCTCTTGTGTTTTCTAGTAATATAATCCAAATATTCCATTAGTGTTCGGTGACGTGGAATATTTTGCATTTCTCATGGTTTAGTGAACTAATTTTCAAACATCTGATTTGGTATCATGGCATTAATAAGACTATACATGCCACTAACCAATGTCTAATTTGGTGCCATGGAATCCTTAAAACCTACTAAAATCAAATTATATGAATATATTATAGAAGTTGTATATTGCTTCACCATGGAAATTTTATTGGAAAATTAGGTGGTTGTTATCGGTGTCATATGAAAGAATATTTTACGAGCTCAAAGTACAAATCTTAATTAATTGTACCTAACTTATAGATATCCTTGTGTATATAAAATTTATGATGGTTGTCATTAAACTGCATCTTGACCTCCTTGCTTGAGTTTTATTGAGTAATAAATAAGGTTCTCACCGCTTCTTGGTCAACATATTTTTGTTACTCTCAGCTATATATGTTTCACATTCCAATCGAGATACACAAAATAGTATATCCTTGAGCGCGTGCGCGCACACACACAAAATAGCACCATAAACCCCCCAGTATTAGTTGGCCAAACAAAAGGGAAAATAAAACGCAAACAAGAAATATGATAGACATTGTTTGGTGCCAAATATATATTTGTAGTTTGCA
It includes:
- the LOC127325660 gene encoding cyclin-dependent kinase inhibitor 5, which gives rise to MGKYMRKSKASGEVAVMEVGGALLGVRTRSRTLALQQRTSSPLKRADDPPVDPGDYLELRSRRLEKQPPPPPGTKDKEPAAVSGWKEQAAAFAAEGFEADLEASFGDNVLDWDAMERSTRETTPCSLIRTSETISTPGSATRTSNPSRRRMQTPICRYIPSSLEMEEFFDAAERQQHQAFREKYNFCPANECPLPGRYEWARIDC